The Lolium perenne isolate Kyuss_39 chromosome 6, Kyuss_2.0, whole genome shotgun sequence genome segment ATCTTCGACTACTTGTGATGTGAGGTGATGACCAAGTTCCCTAACTATAGAGATGCCACTAGAGGATCATGGACTATCTGGACGTGTGATCGGCTCCTAGTTGCTTCATGTTAGTTGTTGATATAAGTGTGACCTATGTAGTATGTCTTGTGGATTGTCATCCTACTATCGTATTGTGTTGAGTTAAGTACTATAGTAACTTGGCTACTACTGATTATCCTACTATTAGTTGTGTGCTATTCTATGACCTGTTGTGATCATGCCTGGTAACCTGACCACCTGTTAGAAGGGGTACCGTAGCGTCTCTTTGGGTGACAACCAAACAACACAAACCTGCTTTTTTGCTTGCTCCATGGCTACAAGTCATGCAACCAAATCAACCACAAAAGATATCTCTccaaggcaaaaaaaaaaaggttCGTGAACTACTAAACAAAGTCCACAACATGGCCCAAACCACGTTTGCAACCGCGCAGGCTTCTTGGACATGTGCCCGGGAGCTCCAAAATAGCTGCATCCTATCAAAAACTTCCTAGGAACAAGCGAGTCGGACTAGAAGGTCAACCTTTCATTCCTTTTAACAAATTTCCACGTATTTGGCGCTTCACGTGCTCACAAGCACGTTGACTTCTGCAGCGCATCGCGAATGGGTCGCGGCCCACAGTCCCCACGCAAACGCTTATCTTCTCCCCCCGCCCATATTTGTCTTCCTCGTGAGAATATGAAGTAGTCGCCGCCCTACCGGCTGTAACCGCCTGCCTCCACCACCCGCGCCcgacaccgcctcgtcgccccgccCTGCTCGATCTGCGGCCTCTGCCGGTCCACCGCCGCCCTAGGATTTCCTCTAAATTTCCCTTATCTTCTTCGGTTATAGCGAGCTTCCGCACCACCACCCAAACCCTAAGTCGTCGGCCGCTGCACCCCCAACCACGTCACCCCCGTATCCGATGAGGTGCATTCCTCGTCTAGCCAGAGACGTCGCGGCCAGCAGCTTTACCCCCGTCGACGGCGAGGTCCTTCGGTTGTCACTGTGCATCCTCTACTTCCTCTCCGCGAGTGCGTCACGACCAGAGTGGGCCAATCCGTTGCATCGGAGGGTGTACGCGTCGCCCTGCTAACCGACGCAACGGGCGTCAAATAGGAATTGCCCTTCGGAGGTCCAACTTCTCACCTATTGTGGGTCGCCTGGGCCTTTTCCACAGGCCACCCCTCTTCCGTTCTTGCTCTTGCTTTCACCCCTAAAATCCCCAACATCCAATCCAAAATTTGGATTCTTGGAACAGTACTTCCCGGCCGCCGCTGTTgctaccgccgccgccgccggtacgtGTCTGTGCGCCCCTCCCCCTCCCCTCGCCGAGCCTCCGTCCTCCTTTCCCCCCACGAGTGGTTAGCGCCCCGATTCCGATCCCGTTCCCTCCTCTCAGCGCAGGCCCAACACCGGAGCAACCCGACgcactccacctccgcctccatctTCTCCGGCTGGTGCGCAATCAGCTCTGGGTCGGTGGCTAGCACTATTTATCTATCGGATTCGCATCCTAGCTCTGTCCATATCCAAACCTAGCCTTCTGCCTCTTTCGCGCTGCAGGAATAATAACAAATTTCATATGCGGAGATGATCTCGTCGTGCCCCATCTGCGGTAACCAGGTCCTTACGGTCGAGCTGGAACGGTAATGGTCGATTCTCATGTCACGTGGTTCTTTGATCGGAGCTGCCCCTTTTTATTCTGTACTACATGATGCTGGTATTTGTCACACCTGCAATTAACCCTTGTGTACCTTGGCTCATGAAAGCTCATGTTGTTCCTGAACATTTCTCTAGGCATGCGAATAGCCACTTCGAGGATGATGAGGTTCAGAGGGACATGGAGTTGGCGAAGCTGGCTGCGGTTGCAGAATTGAGTACTAGTGTCACGGTAGTATTTTCTGCTCGCACTCTTTCCCCTGTGTTTTTACGCTCTTTACAATAGTAGTTGTAGCTGCAGCCCATTGTCCATTACTAATTTTGGTGTATTCACATGTAATTTGTGGCATTTGTACAACCTGATATGTCACCAGTTTTGCTCGTGCTAACCTATTCATGAGAGATACACTTTAATTTAAGGTTGTTCCTGTTAGTAGTCTACATTTTGCTCCGTAGAAGTCTTTAGGGATGctatctttttcatgctttcttgTTGAAAATATACTCATGCAGATTAGTTTTCTTTGCAGGATGTACCTGAACCTAGTACGAGACCAGTCCCGAAAGATGATTCTGTTGCTCAAGTGGCCTCATCAAGCATCATCAGAGGCTCGTCTCCTTATGGAAATGCGATGAATGAACAGATTTCCTTGTTGGTTGGAGCACAGATCAGAAGCGAGATTCAACAAATTCAAGGTGGTGTTATGAACCTGTTGAGGAGCTGCCTTGAATCTGAAGGTAGCTCGTCAACAAGTATAATATCGGGCTCTGTTGACCATCATCAGAGTCTTTCGTCGGAAGACAAGGGATGGGGATGTGGGTGGAGAAATATCCAGATGCTGAGCTCTCATCTGCTGAGGCAGAGGCTGGAAACAAGGGAGGTTCTGTTTGGTGGCTGTGGATTTGTGCCTGACATCCCTTCGCTTCAGAGGTGGCTCGAGATTGCCTGGGATAAAGGTTTCGATACTGTTGGTTCGAGTTATTTCGATAGCAAGATTTATGGTGTGAAGAAGTGGATTGGAACGACGGAATGTGTTACGGTCCTACGCTCTTTTGGTCTGCGTGCAAGGATTGTAGATTTTGATAGCACGGAATCAGCGAGCCTGCAGGGTAAGAGCGGGAAACGGGTACGCGGGCCCATGGATAAGTATTTGGTCAAGACTAATTCTTGTCCAAATTCATCGTCTGGTGAACTTAGTCAAGAAGATGCTGAAAACATGAGAGGCCAGCAGGTCCTCGTTGACTGGGTATGGAACTACTTCAAAAGCAACTCTTCTGGTGCATTCAACAATGCAAAGAATGTCATGATCAGTGATAAAACGTAAGAGGATCTGTACTCCTGTTTTCTGAAATCTTCTCTCATCATCTATATGTCTGCAAATTTGACAAATCATGGTAAGTTGTGGACTCCGACTAACTAGCTGCCGTTCACAGCCCATTGTATTTTCAACATCAGGGTCATTCAAGGACTATAGTTGGGATTCAAAAGCAAAAGGGTAATCGTGGATCTCAAGACCGATATAACCTTTTGGTTTTAGACCCTGGACATGTAAGTTTTGGTTATTTTTTCATTTGTCGGAGTAGCCTACTATAGTTTCAACTTGCCagtttttaaattttaaattcacAGCCTATTTGAAGTTTTGTCACTTGCCTAACTTGTTTCATATAGATAATCAAGTTATGTAGCTTGAAGCCTTGAGAGTTCTTTTATTTGCATACAGGCTTTCTTCTTGCTCAATTTTTCTGTTCTTCAACTGCAAATCTCTTTTTCCTCACATTTGTGCTATAAAATTTATGCTGTTAAATGATGACTGATAAAATGATCATTAACTTTCATTAGGTTCATTGTGTTAGCATCTTTGAAACATAATTAATTTGAATTGTTTTCTGCTCTAAAAATGGAATTGCATTTTTCTCTGCAAATCAGTTTGTGCTGATATTTTTTTTTATTCTTACAGAGAACAGCTGATTTAGAGAGGACCCTTACAATGAAAAAAGGATGGCAGAGGCTGGTAAAACGAGGTGTGCACACCCTCAGAAAGCCACAGTATCAGGTACATCAAACGACTTGTCAGAATATGAACTTCAGAATGGTTACAACGTTTGATACCTTTTGATGGAACATCAATTACACCTTTCATGTTTTCAGCTGTGCTATGTGGATCCTGGAATTGCTAGTTTAGAAGAAATGTCACAGCTCAAGACTATTGATAGTATCCTGATCAGGTTCTAGAACAGTCGTAAAGTGCGACAGGTAATCATGGCTTTCTTTGTTTATATGCTAAGAGCTTTAGAATATAGTTGGTAATCTGAATCTGTCCTCATGTTTATCCATTCTTCAGTTAACGAAGTTGCCGTAACAAAATCAGTGATCTACTTGATTGTGCATTTGCCCATGAGTTGTGGTTTTGCCAACTGTGTGTTGTGGAGGTATCTGCTGCTACTTGCTCTGGTGTGTTCTCGCTCAGAGACATTTTCTTGTTGCTCCTGATGCCTCTCTGGTCACCTCCCCGTTGCCTGTAGGCCAACCCTATAGCCCCCCTCCTGCATCGGGTGATTTGGAAAAGCAAAAGAAGACTATCTTTGAAGATTGTAGAAGTCTGTCCAAGGTAGATTGTTTAAAACAACTGGCCCTCGACCATCGCAATTTTCGGTGCAGCATAAAGGGTTCCCTGCCCCCTCTATAACAATCCTGTTATGTCGTGGGGTTGTGCAGTTTGTGCAAGAGTCGCCATTCAACCTCCCCTGAACTCCCATCACCTGCTTGTATCCCTAGCCCAGTTTCTGGGATGTAACAGTTGACACACTTATTTTGGTTACC includes the following:
- the LOC127308955 gene encoding uncharacterized protein: MISSCPICGNQVLTVELERHANSHFEDDEVQRDMELAKLAAVAELSTSVTDVPEPSTRPVPKDDSVAQVASSSIIRGSSPYGNAMNEQISLLVGAQIRSEIQQIQGGVMNLLRSCLESEGSSSTSIISGSVDHHQSLSSEDKGWGCGWRNIQMLSSHLLRQRLETREVLFGGCGFVPDIPSLQRWLEIAWDKGFDTVGSSYFDSKIYGVKKWIGTTECVTVLRSFGLRARIVDFDSTESASLQGKSGKRVRGPMDKYLVKTNSCPNSSSGELSQEDAENMRGQQVLVDWVWNYFKSNSSGAFNNAKNVMISDKTPLYFQHQGHSRTIVGIQKQKGNRGSQDRYNLLVLDPGHRTADLERTLTMKKGWQRLVKRGVHTLRKPQYQLCYVDPGIASLEEMSQLKTIDSILIRF